A genomic region of Rhodococcus pyridinivorans contains the following coding sequences:
- a CDS encoding FadR/GntR family transcriptional regulator: MSSSEGRAWEQVLNHLEQMLVTGELGPGQRLPPERTLAAQLGVGRSSVREALRVMEALGLLSTHTGSGPNAGAMIVSRPTGGMSMLMRLQVAAQNFPVSDIVRTRLVLETEVMQTLADRTPAPELIQAEELLDAMDDPELAAPEFLVLDAQFHVAMADAAGNLVVAAMMAGLRDSIESYVLAGAPSTDWPMTCVRLRHEHRGLVDAVRAGDATLARKRIVEHIRGYYTQSFGADAF; the protein is encoded by the coding sequence ATGTCGTCGTCCGAGGGTCGTGCGTGGGAGCAGGTGCTCAACCACTTGGAGCAGATGCTGGTCACGGGAGAACTCGGCCCGGGCCAGCGTCTGCCCCCGGAGCGCACGCTCGCCGCACAACTCGGCGTCGGCCGGTCCTCTGTTCGTGAGGCGCTGCGGGTGATGGAAGCCCTCGGTCTGCTCAGCACCCACACCGGATCCGGGCCGAACGCCGGCGCGATGATCGTCTCGCGACCCACCGGCGGGATGTCGATGCTCATGCGCCTGCAGGTCGCCGCGCAGAACTTCCCGGTCTCCGACATCGTCCGCACGCGCCTGGTGCTCGAGACGGAAGTGATGCAGACTCTGGCCGACCGGACCCCGGCACCGGAGCTCATCCAGGCCGAGGAACTCTTGGACGCGATGGACGATCCGGAGTTGGCCGCACCCGAGTTCCTGGTTCTCGATGCCCAGTTCCACGTCGCGATGGCCGACGCGGCGGGCAACCTCGTCGTCGCGGCGATGATGGCCGGTCTGCGCGACTCCATCGAGAGCTACGTCCTCGCGGGCGCACCAAGTACCGACTGGCCCATGACCTGCGTGCGGCTGCGTCACGAGCACCGTGGTCTCGTCGACGCGGTCCGCGCCGGCGATGCCACGCTCGCCCGCAAGCGCATCGTCGAGCACATCCGCGGTTACTACACTCAGAGTTTCGGCGCCGACGCGTTCTGA
- a CDS encoding glycosyltransferase family 87 protein, translated as MSESSDRGRDGGPWWVQPTVRSPQALLKCVFWPVAVMLVVHRTVIRAVDGARTDDFTGVYRAAVAFWNREPVYTATYEHVDPHYLYPPSGSLLIAPFAVLEHELSRWAFIGVNAAAVLVAVYLVVRMFGYTARSTVFPIAVTVAFASESVINTLVFTNINGVILLGQVAFLTLLLARRDLWAGAAIGVTFAIKPILAPLLLLPVLRRQSKVLLTAALVPVGLTALAWPWAADPWQFVERTVPYLLQSRDYFNSSITGNGTYYGLPEPLILALRIGFAFLAAATMYLLHRYHRHDEVFFVVTGAGVLMTASFLLGSLGQMYYSMLLFPLLMSVVLPQSVMRNWPAWLAVYGFLSADEWYSGRWVEAGRYAEYMRPTWGWSLLLIVVFAVLVDRRRSTRVPEPVTDHSVDIARVGRQNASAPKL; from the coding sequence ATGAGCGAGAGCTCGGATCGCGGTCGGGACGGTGGGCCGTGGTGGGTCCAGCCGACCGTGCGGTCACCGCAGGCTCTGCTGAAGTGTGTCTTCTGGCCGGTCGCCGTGATGCTCGTCGTCCATCGCACGGTGATCCGCGCCGTGGACGGTGCGCGCACGGACGACTTCACTGGCGTCTACCGCGCAGCCGTCGCCTTCTGGAACCGTGAACCGGTCTACACAGCGACGTACGAACACGTCGACCCGCACTACCTCTACCCGCCGTCGGGTTCGCTGCTGATCGCACCGTTCGCGGTCCTCGAACACGAACTCTCGCGATGGGCGTTCATCGGGGTCAACGCGGCGGCCGTCCTCGTCGCCGTGTATCTCGTCGTGCGGATGTTCGGGTACACGGCGCGATCGACGGTGTTCCCGATCGCGGTGACGGTCGCCTTCGCGTCCGAATCGGTGATCAACACCCTGGTGTTCACCAACATCAACGGGGTGATCCTGCTCGGCCAGGTGGCGTTCCTGACGCTGTTGCTGGCGCGGCGGGACCTCTGGGCGGGCGCGGCGATCGGGGTGACCTTCGCGATCAAACCGATTCTCGCGCCGTTGCTGTTGCTTCCCGTGCTGCGCCGCCAGAGCAAGGTTCTCCTGACCGCCGCATTGGTGCCGGTCGGGCTCACCGCATTGGCGTGGCCGTGGGCTGCGGATCCGTGGCAGTTCGTCGAACGCACCGTTCCGTATCTGTTGCAGTCCCGCGACTACTTCAACAGTTCGATCACCGGCAATGGCACCTACTACGGTCTGCCCGAACCACTGATCCTCGCGCTGCGCATCGGTTTCGCGTTCCTCGCCGCGGCCACGATGTATCTGCTCCACCGCTACCACCGGCACGACGAGGTGTTCTTCGTAGTCACCGGTGCCGGCGTGCTGATGACCGCGTCGTTCCTGCTCGGTTCGCTCGGGCAGATGTACTACTCGATGCTCCTGTTCCCGTTGCTCATGAGCGTGGTCCTCCCACAGTCCGTGATGCGGAACTGGCCGGCCTGGCTGGCGGTGTACGGCTTCCTCAGTGCCGACGAATGGTACTCGGGCAGATGGGTGGAGGCGGGACGGTATGCCGAGTACATGCGCCCTACCTGGGGGTGGTCGCTGCTGCTCATCGTGGTATTCGCGGTGCTGGTCGATCGCCGACGATCCACACGCGTCCCCGAACCGGTCACAGACCATTCGGTGGACATCGCCCGAGTCGGACGTCAGAACGCGTCGGCGCCGAAACTCTGA
- the nhaA gene encoding Na+/H+ antiporter NhaA, with translation MTEILRKETVGGVLLLIGAVIALIWANTGWSDSYHALRETRIGPASWHLDLSLGTWAADGLLAVFFFVVGVELKREFVEGSLRDLRRAAMPVTAALGGMIVPALIFAVINLRGGADALNGWAVPTATDIAFAVAILAVIGSHLPSALRTFLLTLAVVDDLLAVTVIAVFYTDEVNLLYLGGALIPLALFGIALRRGFGAWWLLASLAAVTWWLVHESGVHATIAGVLLGFAVPVARQVGDRTIPVAEHVEHRIRPLSAGIAVPVFAFFAAGVTVGGFTGLANALTDPISAGVIAGLVVGKVVGIFGVSYLVARFTRAHLDDELSWVDVLGVSLLGGIGFTVSLLIGDLAYGAGTVAADHVKVAVLCGSLLSAALASTVLVARNRAYRRITAAERVDEDGDGIPDVYQR, from the coding sequence GTGACGGAGATCCTCCGCAAGGAGACCGTCGGCGGTGTCCTGCTGCTCATCGGCGCCGTCATCGCATTGATCTGGGCGAACACCGGATGGTCGGACTCCTACCACGCCCTGCGAGAGACCCGTATCGGTCCGGCGTCATGGCACCTGGACCTGTCCCTGGGCACCTGGGCGGCCGACGGACTGCTCGCCGTGTTCTTCTTCGTCGTCGGCGTCGAGCTCAAACGGGAATTCGTCGAAGGCAGTCTGCGGGACCTGCGGCGTGCCGCCATGCCGGTGACCGCCGCCCTGGGCGGCATGATCGTCCCGGCCCTGATCTTCGCCGTCATCAATCTTCGTGGTGGCGCCGACGCGTTGAACGGATGGGCGGTCCCGACGGCCACCGACATCGCGTTCGCCGTAGCGATTCTCGCCGTCATCGGTAGTCATCTCCCGTCGGCGCTGCGAACGTTCCTGCTCACCCTCGCCGTGGTCGACGACCTGCTCGCCGTGACCGTGATCGCGGTCTTCTACACCGACGAGGTGAACCTGCTCTACCTGGGCGGGGCGCTGATCCCGTTGGCGCTGTTCGGCATCGCGCTCCGACGCGGCTTCGGTGCCTGGTGGCTCCTGGCGTCGTTGGCGGCAGTGACCTGGTGGCTGGTCCACGAATCCGGTGTGCACGCGACCATCGCCGGTGTACTGCTCGGCTTCGCGGTTCCCGTCGCCCGGCAGGTGGGGGACCGCACGATTCCGGTCGCCGAGCACGTCGAACACCGGATCCGGCCGCTGTCCGCCGGAATTGCCGTGCCGGTCTTCGCCTTCTTCGCCGCCGGCGTCACCGTCGGCGGATTCACCGGCCTGGCGAACGCCCTCACCGATCCCATCTCCGCCGGGGTGATCGCCGGTCTGGTCGTCGGCAAGGTCGTCGGAATCTTCGGGGTCAGCTACCTGGTGGCGCGCTTCACCCGAGCACATCTCGACGACGAGCTGAGTTGGGTGGACGTGCTGGGTGTGTCCCTGCTCGGCGGTATCGGCTTCACGGTGTCCCTGCTCATCGGCGACCTCGCTTACGGTGCAGGCACCGTCGCAGCCGATCACGTGAAGGTGGCCGTGCTGTGCGGATCGTTGCTCAGCGCCGCTCTGGCCTCGACTGTTCTCGTCGCCCGTAACCGTGCCTACCGCAGGATCACGGCGGCCGAGCGGGTCGACGAGGACGGCGACGGGATTCCCGACGTTTATCAGCGATGA
- a CDS encoding universal stress protein: MNWAVFVAFLVVWVLSGLVTGLWMARRGHDPRWTIIAVILGPLFVPSAFERIERVPRSVEVTTVARQHAGEVDEGELRVMVGYDGSTEAKHALDAARRLFGPAGGVLELVVVISYDDAGDPDSELLATVRRRLEQAVESMGDTSVGYAVLAGPAGRCLGWFAEEHHADVLVVGRRGRGMSSRMLGSVAEYLIGHSHVPVLVVDPTVVSPDAGTNEPTVAVRVAPEENVTGTASN; encoded by the coding sequence ATGAACTGGGCAGTCTTCGTCGCCTTCCTCGTCGTGTGGGTGCTGTCCGGGCTCGTGACCGGTCTGTGGATGGCACGGCGAGGCCACGACCCTCGCTGGACGATCATCGCCGTCATCCTCGGGCCGTTGTTCGTCCCTAGCGCCTTCGAGCGCATCGAGCGTGTTCCCCGGTCCGTCGAAGTGACGACGGTGGCCCGGCAGCACGCCGGGGAGGTCGACGAGGGCGAACTTCGCGTGATGGTCGGCTACGACGGATCCACCGAGGCCAAGCATGCGCTGGATGCGGCGCGACGACTGTTCGGCCCCGCCGGTGGAGTGCTCGAACTCGTCGTCGTGATCTCCTACGACGACGCCGGCGATCCCGACTCCGAACTTCTCGCCACGGTGCGACGACGCCTCGAGCAGGCCGTCGAATCGATGGGTGATACTTCGGTGGGATATGCCGTCCTCGCCGGCCCGGCCGGTCGATGCCTCGGTTGGTTCGCCGAGGAACACCACGCCGACGTTCTCGTCGTGGGGCGCCGCGGACGAGGCATGTCCTCCCGGATGCTCGGTAGCGTCGCCGAATACCTCATCGGGCACTCTCATGTGCCTGTGCTCGTCGTCGATCCCACCGTCGTCTCGCCGGATGCGGGTACGAACGAACCCACGGTCGCCGTTCGGGTCGCTCCCGAGGAGAACGTGACGGGCACCGCGTCGAACTGA